A single window of Salvia splendens isolate huo1 chromosome 6, SspV2, whole genome shotgun sequence DNA harbors:
- the LOC121807860 gene encoding dof zinc finger protein DOF5.3-like: MRPSSSSFNHRFFDHTKPPLLINKWRPSNDVVAPSCPRCFSSNTKFCYYNNYSVSQPRYFCKSCRRYWTRGGSLRNVPIGGGSRKTRPSTPPPAAPPEASVFPPAAENFKMFPELEWPLVEVEGFEEVFWSGGGGDRMRMSYEDLMSDNWDLSAYD; this comes from the coding sequence ATGCGACCTTCATCATCAAGCTTCAACCACCGTTTCTTCGATCACACCAAGCCCCCATTGCTAATCAACAAATGGAGGCCGAGCAACGACGTCGTGGCTCCAAGCTGCCCGAGATGCTTCTCCTCCAACACCAAGTTCTGCTACTACAACAACTACAGCGTCTCCCAGCCTCGCTACTTCTGCAAGTCCTGCCGCCGCTACTGGACCCGCGGCGGCTCCCTCCGCAACGTCCCCATCGGCGGTGGCTCCCGCAAAACCCGCCCCTCCACCCCTCCCCCAGCCGCTCCTCCGGAGGCCTCTGTGTTTCCGCCGGCGGCGGAGAATTTTAAGATGTTTCCGGAGCTGGAGTGGCcgttggtggaggtggagggaTTTGAGGAGGTGTTTTggagtggcggcggcggcgatcgGATGAGAATGTCGTACGAGGATTTGATGAGTGACAATTGGGATCTGTCGGCTTATGATtaa
- the LOC121808630 gene encoding protein LAZ1 homolog 1-like isoform X1, which produces MRWKGVLVSLLCLASSGESTDLISRFSSIALGTETSSLYKWTVASAGIFVAVALLLSTFLIFEHLAAYNKPEEQKFLVGLILMVPVYAVESFLSLLNEDAAFNCEVIRDCYEAFALYCFERYLIACLGGEESTIEFMENQNWITSSLPIIDETYAYGVVEHPFPLNCCLRDWKLGSEFYQGVKIGIVQYMLLKLICALLAMLFQSLGVYGDGKFEWGYAYPYLAVVLNFSQTWALYCLVQFYSVTKNKLAPIKPLAKFLTFKSIVFLTWWQGVAVAFLFSFGALQGSLALVLKARIQDYIICIEMGIAAVVHLYVFPAVPYKRGERCVKNVAVLTDYASLGTPPDPEEVRDSERSTRVRFSRQEDRVQTPKLHQSVRDVVIGSGEIIVDDMKFTVSHVVEPVERGLAKINKTFHKISENVKRYDEERKKSKDDTHLVPLISGKEFSDVHDNLPEGSLSDSGVSDGKRPRYKFRSSSWLKHR; this is translated from the exons ATGCGGTGGAAAGGGGTTTTAGTATCGTTACTATGTCTTGCCTCTTCGGGTGAATCAACAGACTTGATTTCTAGATTTTCTTCTATAGCTTTGGGTACTGAGACGTCTTCCCTGTACAAATGGACGGTTGCCAGTGCGGGGATATTCGTGGCTGTGGCTCTTCTTCTGTCTACATTTCTTATCTTTGAGCATTTAGCTGCGTACAATAAGCCTGAG GAGCAAAAATTTTTGGTTGGCCTGATTCTGATGGTTCCTGTTTATGCAGTGGAATCG TTCTTGTCGTTATTGAATGAAGATGCTGCTTTTAACTGTGAAGTTATCCGGGATTGTTATGAAGCTTTTGCCTTGTATTGCTTTGAGAGATATCTCATAGCCTGCTTAG GTGGGGAGGAAAGTACCATTGAATTTATGGAAAACCAGAACTGGATCACTTCTAGTCTACCTATTATAGATGAAACTTATGCTTATGGTGTTGTCGAGCACCCTTTTCCATTGAATTGTTGTCTGAGGGATTGGAAACTAGGCTCCGAGTTCTATCAAGGCGTGAAAATTGGCATCGTCCAATAT ATGCTACTGAAGCTGATATGTGCCTTACTAGCAATGCTCTTTCAGTCTTTGGGTGTATATGGAGATGGAAAGTTTGAATGGGGTTATGC TTATCCATATTTGGCAGTTGTTCTCAACTTCAGCCAGACTTGGGCCTTGTATTGCCTTGTGCAATTCTATTCTGTTACCAAGAATAAGTTGGCACCTATTAAACCTTTGGCTAAGTTTCTGACATTTAAGTCAATTGTGTTCTTGACATGGTGGCAAGGTGTTGCCGTagcttttcttttctcttttggaGCTCTGCAAGGGTCACTAGCACTGGTTCTGAAGGCACGTATACAAGACTATATTATCTGTATTGAG ATGGGCATTGCTGCTGTGGTACATCTGTATGTGTTTCCTGCTGTACCTTACAAACGTGGAGAGAGATGTGTAAAAAATGTAGCTGTGCTGACAGATTATGCATCATTAGGAACTCCACCAGATCCAGAGGAGGTTCGAGATAGTGAACGATCAACTCGAGTTCGCTTTTCTCGGCAAGAAGACAGAGTGCAAACTCCAAAGCTCCATCAGAGTGTTCGTGATGTGGTCATTGGTAGTGGTGAAATT ATTGTCGATGACATGAAGTTCACAGTATCACACGTTGTAGAACCGGTTGAAAGAGGACTTGCAAAGATCAACAAAACTTTTCATAAGATATCCGAAAATGTGAAACGGTATGATGAGGAGCGTAAGAAGTCGAAAGATGATACCCATCTCGTCCCTCTGATCTCAggaaaagaattctcggacGTGCATGACAACCTTCCTGAAGGCAGTTTGAGTGACAGCGGTGTTTCGGATGGGAAGAGGCCTCGGTACAAATTTAGAAGTTCGTCTTGGTTGAAACACAGATAA
- the LOC121809793 gene encoding uncharacterized protein C57A10.07-like — translation MKPSYSFGASNSPKSFQAYPRRDFDLESGIPKKSRKPKNNLLRMIKSLGNRIHHCVKLHPLLLVFLIFLSIGIAVLILFSVYDGGVRMMSSYGVVDRNADRDSYPFGSLRNLVMVAGHSVYTSSSCEKVDKEDAWYLEPYQKHPGQAATFVTHIERGVEIAAKDDAALLLFSGGETRKEAGPRSEAQSYWTVAESKQWFGKRDSVRSRALTEEHARDSFENLLFSVCRFRELTGTYPHNITVVGYDFKEERFVHLHRLAIRFPEFRFLYSGTASSQNSREAALKGEALVRSQFQEDPYGCLGALSRKKLGRDPFHRSIPYPNGCPEIKGLFSYCGTAPFPGWLPWA, via the exons ATGAAGCCAAGTTATTCATTTGGAGCTAGCAATAGTCCCAAGTCATTCCAAGCATATCCAAGGAGGGATTTTGACTTGGAATCTGGGATTCCTAAGAAATCACGAAAGCCAAAAAATAATCTCTTGAGAATGATCAAATCGCTAGGAAATAGGATACATCATTGTGTTAAACTCCACCCCCTTTTGCTGGTGTTCTTGATTTTCTTGTCAATTGGCATTGCTGTCCTGATTTTGTTCTCGGTGTATGATGGAGGTGTGAGAATGATGTCTTCTTATGGGGTAGTGGATAGGAATGCGGATAGAGATAGTTACCCTTTTGGTAGCTTGAGGAATCTTGTGATGGTGGCCGGGCATTCGGTTTACACGAGTAGTAGCTGTGAGAAGGTGGATAAGGAGGATGCTTGGTATTTGGAGCCGTATCAGAAGCATCCGGGGCAAGCTGCAACGTTTGTCACGCATATTGAGAGGGGAGTGGAGATTGCAGCCAAGGATGATGCAGCGTTGCTCTTGTTCAGTGGGGGTGAGACTCGGAAGGAAGCTGGTCCACGGAGCGAAGCTCAGAGTTATTGGACCGTGGCGGAGTCCAAGCAATGGTTTG GCAAACGAGACAGCGTGAGAAGTAGAGCACTAACTGAAGAGCATGCTCGAGATAGCTTTGAGAATCTTCTCTTTAGCGTCTGTCGCTTTCGGGAGCTTACCGGCACATATCCACACAACATTACT GTGGTAGGCTACGACTTTAAGGAGGAGAGGTTCGTCCATTTACACCGTTTGGCGATTAGGTTTCCAGAGTTCCGGTTCCTGTATTCAGGCACGGCGTCCTCTCAAAACTCAAGAGAAGCTGCACTGAAAGGCGAAGCCCTGGTGAGGTCTCAGTTTCAAGAAGATCCTTATGGTTGTTTAGGTGCGTTGAGCCGCAAAAAGCTCGGGCGCGATCCCTTTCACCGGTCGATCCCGTACCCTAATGGATGCCCGGAAATCAAGGGGTTGTTCAGTTATTGTGGAACTGCACCATTTCCTGGTTGGCTGCCTTGGGCTTAA
- the LOC121808238 gene encoding carbamoyl-phosphate synthase large chain, chloroplastic-like, with translation MSQSLHSCGNVLCESTQSSRYLSAGKRRFPRVSRQLGVASGRDLSNLYLSTRLSVLNSVKCENERGGGGGGGGKSSGDLSNVEGFSAGKIGKRTDIKKILILGAGPIVIGQACEFDYSGTQACKALKEEGYEVILINSNPATIMTDPDLADRTYIEPMTPELVEQVLEKERPDALLPTMGGQTALNLAVALAESGALEKYGVELIGAKLDAIKKAEDRELFKQAMKNIGLKTPPSGIGTTLEECFEIANWIGEFPLIIRPAFTLGGTGGGIAYNREEFEAICKSGLAASVTTQVLVEKSLLGWKEYELEVMRDLADNVVIICSIENIDPMGVHTGDSITVAPAQTLTDREYQRLRDYSIAIIREIGVECGGSNVQFAVNPKDGEVMIIEMNPRVSRSSALASKATGFPIAKMAAKLSVGYSLDQIPNDITRKTPASFEPSIDYVVTKIPRFAFEKFPGSEPILTTQMKSVGESMAVGRTFQESFQKAVRSLECGYSGWGCGKVKELDWDWEQLKYSLRVPSPDRIYSIYAAMKRGMTVEGIHVLSLIDTWFLTQLKELVDVEQYLLARSLSELTKDDLWEVKRRGFSDVQIAFATKSTENEVRSKRLSLGVKPAYKRVDTCAAEFEADTPYMYSSYETECESAPTNKKKVLILGGGPNRIGQGIEFDYCCCHTSFALQDAGFETIMMNSNPETVSTDYDTSDRLYFEPLTVEDVINIIDLERPDGIIVQFGGQTPLKLSLPIQQYIDEHKPKCRSGSGNVRIWGTSPDSIDAAEDRKRFNAILIELKIEQPQGGIARSEEDALAIAAEVGYPVVVRPSYVLGGRAMEIVYSDEKLITYLETAVKVDPDRPVLVDKYLSDAIEIDIDALADSYGNVVIGGIMEHIEQAGVHSGDSACMLPTQTVSSSSLETIRSWTTKLAKSLNVCGLMNCQYAITTSGDVFLLEANPRASRTVPFVSKAIGHPLAKYAALVMSGKSLQDLHFTDEIIPRHISVKEAVLPFEKFQGADVILGPEMRSTGEVMGIHYGSSIAFAKALIAAGQKPPLSGTLFLSVNDLTKPHLGPIAVAFTSLGFKIVATSGTAQVLELGGVPVERVLKMHEGRPHAADMIANGQIQMMVVTSSGDQLDQIDGLKLRRMALAYKIPVITTVAGALATAAAIKSLRSNKIKMTALQDYFIEERDTESSKTLQSASTA, from the exons ATGAGTCAGTCTCTGCACAGCTGCGGTAATGTGCTATGTGAGTCCACTCAATCCAGTCGTTACTTATCCGCCGGAAAAAGGCGGTTTCCGCGCGTTTCGCGGCAATTGGGAGTAGCATCGGGGAGGGATTTGAGTAATTTATACTTGTCGACTCGGCTGTCAGTGTTGAATAGTGTGAAGTGTGAGAATGAgcgtggtggtggtggtggtggtggtggtaagAGTAGTGGTGATTTATCGAATGTAGAGGGGTTTAGTGCTGGAAAAATTGGTAAAAGGACCGACATTAAGAAGATTTTGATCCTAGGTGCGGGGCCGATTGTGATAGGGCAAGCTTGCGAGTTTGATTATTCGGGGACGCAGGCTTGCAAGGCGCTTAAAGAGGAGGGGTATGAGGTGATCTTGATTAATTCAAATCCTGCTACAATAATGACTGATCCGGACCTGGCGGATAGGACTTACATCGAGCCGATGACACCTGAGTTGGTGGAGCAAGTGCTTGAGAAGGAGAGGCCGGATGCTCTGCTGCCCACGATGGGGGGCCAAACAGCGCTTAATCTTGCTGTTGCATTGGCGGAGAGTGGTGCTCTTGAGAAGTATGGAGTGGAGCTGATTGGAGCGAAGCTTGATGCAATCAAGAAGGCTGAGGATAGAGAGCTGTTCAAGCAGGCGATGAAGAATATTGGGCTCAAGACACCTCCTTCAGGGATTGGGACAACGTTGGAGGAGTGTTTTGAGATTGCTAACTGGATTGGGGAGTTTCCTTTGATTATCCGGCCTGCGTTCACATTGGGTGGGACGGGAGGCGGAATTGCATATAACAGGGAGGAGTTTGAAGCTATTTGTAAGTCGGGCCTGGCGGCTAGCGTGACAACACAAGTTTTGGTGGAGAAGTCGCTGTTGGGATGGAAAGAGTATGAGCTTGAGGTTATGAGAGATTTGGCAGACAATGTGGTGATTATTTGCTCAATTGAGAATATCGACCCAATGGGGGTTCACACAGGGGATTCCATCACTGTTGCCCCCGCACAGACCTTGACGGACAGGGAGTACCAACGTCTTAGGGATTACTCTATTGCGATTATCAGGGAAATTGGAGTTGAATGCGGTGGTTCAAATGTTCAGTTTGCTGTTAATCCCAAAGATGGAGAAGTGATGATAATCGAGATGAACCCTAGAGTTTCAAGATCATCTGCGTTGGCCTCTAAAGCAACTGGCTTCCCAATTGCCAAAATGGCTGCCAAATTGTCAGTTGGTTATTCATTGGATCAGATTCCTAATGACATCACTAGGAAGACACCAGCAAGTTTTGAACCTTCTATAGATTATGTTGTAACCAAG ATACCTAGGTTTGCATTTGAGAAGTTCCCTGGCTCTGAGCCTATTTTGACCACCCAAATGAAGTCCGTTGGTGAATCCATGGCTGTAGGTCGGACATTTCAGGAATCTTTTCAGAAAGCAGTGCGCTCGCTAGAATGTGGCTACTCTGGATGGGGTTGTGGAAAGGTCAAGGAACTTGACTGGGACTGGGAACAACTAAAATACAGCCTGAGGGTACCCAGTCCCGATCGTATTTATTCCATATATGCTGCCATGAAGCGAGGAATGACAGTGGAGGGCATCCATGTGTTGAGTCTTATAGACACATGGTTCCTCACTCAGCTTAAAGAACTTGTGGATGTGGAGCAATATCTGTTAGCACGGAGTTTGTCAGAATTGACCAAGGATGATTTATGGGAAGTGAAGAGGAGAGGTTTCAGTGATGTTCAGATAGCTTTTGCTACGAAGTCCACTGAGAATGAAGTTCGATCAAAGAGGTTGTCTTTAGGTGTCAAACCAGCTTACAAAAGAGTTGATACATGTGCAGCAGAGTTCGAGGCTGATACCCCTTACATGTATTCTTCATATGAAACTGAATGTGAATCAGCTCCTACCAACAAGAAAAAAGTTTTGATCCTTGGTGGGGGACCAAATCGAATTGGCCAGGGAATTGAATTTGATTACTGCTGCTGCCATACTTCATTTGCCCTTCAG GACGCAGGCTTTGAAACAATCATGATGAATTCCAACCCTGAAACAGTGTCAACTGATTATGACACCAGTGATCGGCTTTACTTTGAACCTCTCACAGTGGAAGATGTTATCAACATCATTGACTTGGAAAGGCCTGATGGCATTATTGTGCAGTTTGGTGGGCAAACTCCGCTGAAACTGTCTCTTCCTATTCAGCAATACATAGATGAGCACAAGCCCAAATGCAGAAGTGGTTCTGGAAATGTTCGCATCTGGGGCACATCGCCTGATTCTATTGATGCGGCTGAGGATAGGAAGAGATTCAACGCAATCCTAATAGAATTAAAGATTGAGCAGCCGCAAGGAGGAATTGCAAGGAGCGAGGAAGATGCTCTTGCTATTGCAGCGGAGGTTGGTTACCCTGTTGTAGTCAGACCATCATATGTTCTGGGAGGCCGTGCAATGGAGATTGTTTACAGTGACGAGAAGCTCATTACTTATCTCGAAACTGCAGTTAAGGTGGATCCCGACCGTCCCGTTTTGGTTGACAAGTACTTATCTGATGCTATCGAGATTGATATTGATGCGCTTGCTGATTCATATGGTAATGTTGTGATTGGTGGGATAATGGAGCACATTGAGCAAGCCGGTGTCCATTCGGGTGATTCAGCATGCATGCTTCCCACACAAACAGTGTCGTCTTCGAGCTTGGAGACAATAAGGTCTTGGACTACAAAATTAGCTAAGAGCTTGAATGTTTGTGGACTTATGAACTGTCAATATGCAATCACAACTTCCGGAGATGTCTTCTTGCTTGAGGCGAACCCTCGAGCCTCAAGGACCGTCCCATTTGTGTCGAAGGCGATCGGTCACCCACTAGCTAAGTACGCAGCACTGGTTATGTCTGGCAAGTCTCTTCAAGACCTGCATTTCACAGATGAGATCATCCCAAGACATATATCTGTAAAAGAAGCCGTCCTCCCATTTGAGAAGTTCCAAGGCGCCGATGTCATCCTCGGCCCGGAGATGCGGAGCACGGGCGAGGTCATGGGCATCCACTATGGATCCTCCATCGCCTTCGCAAAGGCGCTGATAGCCGCAGGGCAGAAGCCACCGCTATCGGGGACGCTATTCCTCAGCGTGAACGACTTGACCAAGCCCCATCTCGGCCCCATTGCCGTAGCCTTCACAAGCCTGGGTTTCAAGATCGTGGCGACATCCGGGACTGCTCAAGTCCTCGAGCTAGGAGGCGTCCCCGTCGAGCGTGTGCTGAAGATGCATGAAGGGCGGCCTCATGCCGCTGACATGATCGCCAACGGGCAGATTCAGATGATGGTGGTGACGAGCTCGGGCGACCAGCTTGACCAGATCGACGGCCTGAAGCTCCGGAGGATGGCGCTGGCATACAAGATTCCGGTGATAACAACGGTGGCCGGCGCCTTGGCTACTGCTGCGGCGATCAAGAGCTTGAGATCGAACAAGATTAAAATGACGGCTCTTCAGGATTACTTCATTGAGGAGAGAGATACAGAGAGCAGCAAAACGTTGCAATCGGCATCAACTGCCTAA
- the LOC121808630 gene encoding protein LAZ1 homolog 1-like isoform X2, whose product MRWKGVLVSLLCLASSGESTDLISRFSSIALGTETSSLYKWTVASAGIFVAVALLLSTFLIFEHLAAYNKPEEQKFLVGLILMVPVYAVESFLSLLNEDAAFNCEVIRDCYEAFALYCFERYLIACLGGEESTIEFMENQNWITSSLPIIDETYAYGVVEHPFPLNCCLRDWKLGSEFYQGVKIGIVQYMLLKLICALLAMLFQSLGVYGDGKFEWGYAYPYLAVVLNFSQTWALYCLVQFYSVTKNKLAPIKPLAKFLTFKSIVFLTWWQGVAVAFLFSFGALQGSLALVLKMGIAAVVHLYVFPAVPYKRGERCVKNVAVLTDYASLGTPPDPEEVRDSERSTRVRFSRQEDRVQTPKLHQSVRDVVIGSGEIIVDDMKFTVSHVVEPVERGLAKINKTFHKISENVKRYDEERKKSKDDTHLVPLISGKEFSDVHDNLPEGSLSDSGVSDGKRPRYKFRSSSWLKHR is encoded by the exons ATGCGGTGGAAAGGGGTTTTAGTATCGTTACTATGTCTTGCCTCTTCGGGTGAATCAACAGACTTGATTTCTAGATTTTCTTCTATAGCTTTGGGTACTGAGACGTCTTCCCTGTACAAATGGACGGTTGCCAGTGCGGGGATATTCGTGGCTGTGGCTCTTCTTCTGTCTACATTTCTTATCTTTGAGCATTTAGCTGCGTACAATAAGCCTGAG GAGCAAAAATTTTTGGTTGGCCTGATTCTGATGGTTCCTGTTTATGCAGTGGAATCG TTCTTGTCGTTATTGAATGAAGATGCTGCTTTTAACTGTGAAGTTATCCGGGATTGTTATGAAGCTTTTGCCTTGTATTGCTTTGAGAGATATCTCATAGCCTGCTTAG GTGGGGAGGAAAGTACCATTGAATTTATGGAAAACCAGAACTGGATCACTTCTAGTCTACCTATTATAGATGAAACTTATGCTTATGGTGTTGTCGAGCACCCTTTTCCATTGAATTGTTGTCTGAGGGATTGGAAACTAGGCTCCGAGTTCTATCAAGGCGTGAAAATTGGCATCGTCCAATAT ATGCTACTGAAGCTGATATGTGCCTTACTAGCAATGCTCTTTCAGTCTTTGGGTGTATATGGAGATGGAAAGTTTGAATGGGGTTATGC TTATCCATATTTGGCAGTTGTTCTCAACTTCAGCCAGACTTGGGCCTTGTATTGCCTTGTGCAATTCTATTCTGTTACCAAGAATAAGTTGGCACCTATTAAACCTTTGGCTAAGTTTCTGACATTTAAGTCAATTGTGTTCTTGACATGGTGGCAAGGTGTTGCCGTagcttttcttttctcttttggaGCTCTGCAAGGGTCACTAGCACTGGTTCTGAAG ATGGGCATTGCTGCTGTGGTACATCTGTATGTGTTTCCTGCTGTACCTTACAAACGTGGAGAGAGATGTGTAAAAAATGTAGCTGTGCTGACAGATTATGCATCATTAGGAACTCCACCAGATCCAGAGGAGGTTCGAGATAGTGAACGATCAACTCGAGTTCGCTTTTCTCGGCAAGAAGACAGAGTGCAAACTCCAAAGCTCCATCAGAGTGTTCGTGATGTGGTCATTGGTAGTGGTGAAATT ATTGTCGATGACATGAAGTTCACAGTATCACACGTTGTAGAACCGGTTGAAAGAGGACTTGCAAAGATCAACAAAACTTTTCATAAGATATCCGAAAATGTGAAACGGTATGATGAGGAGCGTAAGAAGTCGAAAGATGATACCCATCTCGTCCCTCTGATCTCAggaaaagaattctcggacGTGCATGACAACCTTCCTGAAGGCAGTTTGAGTGACAGCGGTGTTTCGGATGGGAAGAGGCCTCGGTACAAATTTAGAAGTTCGTCTTGGTTGAAACACAGATAA
- the LOC121809457 gene encoding vacuolar protein sorting-associated protein 45 homolog, giving the protein MVLIAVVRDYINRMLHDISGMKVLILDSQTVSVVSVVYSQSELLQKEVFLVELVDSISMSKEPMTHLKAVYFLRPTSENVVLVRRQLNHPRFGEYHLFFSNMLKDTQLHNMADADEPEVVQQVQEFYADFVALDSHHFSLNISSNHMYMLPAVVDPSGLQHFCDQAIDGIAAIFLALKRRPVIRYSQTSDIAKRIAQEALKLMYQQESGLFDFRRSEVSPLLLILDRRDDPVTPLLNQWTYQAMVHELIGIQDNKVDLRNIGKASKDHKEVVLSSEQDPFFKANMHENFGDIGMNIKKLVDDFQQIEKSNQNIQTIEDMAKFVDNYPEYKKMHGNVSKHVTLVTEMSRIVEERKLMLVSQTEQDLACNGGQGAAFEAVTNLLNNENISDIDRLRLVMLYALRYEKESPVQLMQLFNKLASQSPKYKPGLVQFLLKQAGVDRRTGDLYGNRDLLNYALNMARGLKGVENVYTQHQPLLSQTMESITKGRLRDVDYPYIGNHFQQARPQDVIIFIVGGTTYEEARMVSLQNATNSGIRFILGGSAILNSKRFLRDLEEAQRIIRTSTNVI; this is encoded by the exons ATGGTGCTGATTGCGGTTGTGCGAGATTACATCAATCGAATGCTACATGACATTTCCGGCATGAAAGTTCTCATCCTCGACTCTCAAACG GTTAGCGTTGTGAGTGTTGTATATTCACAGTCAGAGCTGCTTCAGAAAGAAGTGTTTCTTGTGGAACTTGTGGATTCCATTTCAATGTCAAAAGAACCCATGACACACCTGAAAGCTGTCTATTTTCTCCGTCCAACATCTGAGAATGTAGTTCTTGTGAGACGTCAGCTGAATCATCCTCGGTTTGGAGAGTACCACCTat TTTTCTCCAATATGTTAAAAGACACTCAGCTGCACAATATGGCAGATGCAGATGAGCCTGAAGTAGTTCAACAAGTGCAG GAGTTCTATGCTGACTTTGTTGCACTTGATTCCCATCATTTCTCCTTAAATATTTCATCAAACCATATGTATATGCTTCCAGCCGTGGTGGATCCATCAGGTTTACAGCACTTTTGTGATCAAGCTATTGATGGGATTGCTGCCATCTTCCTGGCTCTAAAACGTAGACCTGTTATTCGTTATTCACAGACGTCTGATATAGCCAAAAGGATAGCACAAGAAGCGCTG AAGCTGATGTATCAGCAGGAGAGTGGTCTCTTTGATTTTCGGCGTTCAGAGGTTTCTCCGTTGTTGCTTATTCTCGATAGGCGAGATGACCCAGTGACTCCTCTTCTCAATCAATGGACATATCAG GCCATGGTTCATGAATTGATAGGCATTCAAGACAATAAAGTAGATCTCAGAAACATTGGCAAGGCATCAAAGGACCACAAG GAGGTTGTACTGTCTTCCGAGCAAGATCCCTTTTTCAAAGCCAACATGCATGAGAATTTCGGAGATATTGGGATGAATATCAAAAAGTTGGTGGATGATTTCCAGCAAATTGAAAAAAGTAATCAGAATATCCAGACAATAG AGGACATGGCTAAATTTGTTGACAACTACCCAGAATACAAAAAAATGCATGGCAATGTTTCCAAGCATGTGACATTGGTAACCGAAATGAGTAGGATTGTTGAAGAGCGGAAACTAATGTTAGTCTCACAAACCGAACAAGATTTAGCCTGTAATGGTGGGCAAGGGGCAGCGTTTGAG GCTGTTACAAACCTGTTAAACAACGAAAATATCTCAGATATTGACCGACTGCGCTTAGTCATGCTGTATGCTTTGCGGTATGAGAAAGAGAGCCCCGTCCAGCTGATGCAGTTATTCAATAAATTGGCATCTCAATCTCCAAAGTATAAACCAGGG CTTGTGCAATTCCTACTGAAGCAAGCTGGTGTTGATAGGCGAACTGGGGATCTTTATGGGAACAGAGATCTGCTCAATTATGCTCTTAACATGGCTCGCGGACTCAAA GGAGTGGAGAATGTATACACTCAGCATCAGCCCCTGCTATCTCAGACGATGGAGAGCATTACTAAAGGGCGTTTGAGAGATGTGGACTACCCTTACATCGGAAACCATTTCCAACAAGCTAG GCCTCAGGATGTCATAATTTTCATTGTGGGCGGAACTACTTATGAGGAGGCCCGCATGGTTTCCCTCCAAAACGCTACAAATTCTGGAATTCGTTTCATCCTCGGTGGTTCAGCAATCCTCAATTCAAAGAG GTTTCTGAGGGACCTCGAGGAAGCACAGAGAATCATTCGGACAAGCACAAATGTGATATGA